One Engraulis encrasicolus isolate BLACKSEA-1 chromosome 5, IST_EnEncr_1.0, whole genome shotgun sequence DNA segment encodes these proteins:
- the LOC134449834 gene encoding uncharacterized protein LOC134449834: protein MASDYEIVLDDSADGPPTIDTEDEDFKEIINSHKKNSKSATSKVMEKLEQLENVILNVAITGNSGAGKSSYVNAIRGVRDDDEGSAATGVTETTMTPLMYPHPTMPNVQIWDLPGIGSPKFKAKQYLKDVKFKTYDFFIIITSERFKENDIMLAKEIKRKKKLFYFVRSKIDNDIRSEMKKKNFDKQEVLQRIREDCKLNLQKVGDPKVFLVSSCDLSDYDFQLLIDTLETELPMHKRLALLQSLPVCSLAMIDKKKKALARLIWLIAFGSSTIAMAPVPGLSFACDLGIMIAYFRRCLQALGLDDRSLSVLGERVNKTVEELKQPMTSRFKDGVSRKVVIKLFGSAEMGAAMTIEYILSTIPIAGTLAAGGISFGTIFHMLNKGLREMTADAKAVLTSAGLEAAGDGEREKKEEEGPQEPKEPEQKYHPVNKGTNNNMATDYENEDDSAYGSVCIDTEDEDVKEIINSYKKNSKESATSKVMEKLEQLENVILNIAITGNTGAGKSSFVNAIRGVRDDEDGSAATGVTETTMTSVMYPHPTMPNVQIWDLPGIGSPKFKAKQYLKDVKFKTYDFFIIITSERFKENDIMLAKEIKRKKKLFYFVRSKIDNDIRSEMKKKNFDKQKVLQRIREDCKSNLQKVGDPKVFLVASCDLSDYDFQLLIDTLEKELPMHKRLALLQSLPVCSLAMIDKKKKALSRLIWLVAFASSAIAMVPVPGLSIACDLGITIGYFQRCQKALGPDNRSLSVLGERVNKTVEELKEPMQSLFKGEIDMKVVIKFFGSVEMGMAVTIEYILSTVPVCNQVVRTGEF, encoded by the exons ATGGCGTCTGACTATGAAATTGTACTAGATGATTCAGCTGATGGTCCTCCAACCATCGACACTGAAGATGAAGATTTCAAGGAGATCATCAACAGCCACAAGAAGAATTCAAAGTCAGCAACCTCCAAAGTGATGGAGAAGCTGGAACAGCTTGAAAATGTCATCCTGAACGTTGCCATAACAGGGAACAGTGGGGCTGGAAAGTCCTCCTATGTCAATGCCATACGAGGCGtgcgtgatgatgatgagggctcAGCAGCAACCGGGGTGACTGAGACCACCATGACACCTCTCATGTATCCCCACCCCACCATGCCCAATGTACAGATCTGGGACTTGCCAGGTATCGGAAGCCCCAAGTTCAAGGCCAAGCAGTATCTGAAAGACGTCAAATTCAAAACCTACgatttcttcatcatcatcacctctgAACGATTTAAGGAGAACGACATCATGCTAGCCaaggagataaagagaaagaagaaactgTTTTATTTTGTGCGCTCCAAGATTGACAATGATATTCGCTccgagatgaagaagaagaacttCGACAAGCAGGAGGTCCTTCAAAGAATCAGGGAGGACTGCAAGTTGAATCTGCAGAAAGTGGGAGACCCAAAGGTGTTCCTTGTGTCATCCTGTGACCTCAGTGATTATGATTTTCAACTCTTGATCGACACCCTGGAGACAGAGCTCCCAATGCACAAGAGACTCGCGCTACTGCAGTCACTTCCCGTTTGCTCACTGGCTATGATTGACAAGAAGAAAAAAGCTCTGGCCAGACTGATTTGGCTCATAGCATTTGGCTCCAGCACCATCGCAATGGCACCAGTGCCAGGTTTGTCATTTGCATGTGACCTGGGCATAATGATAGCCTACTTCCGAAGATGCCTGCAAGCCTTGGGTCTGGACGACAGGTCGCTCAGTGTCCTGGGCGAGAGAGTGAACAAGACGGTCGAAGAGCTGAAGCAGCCAATGACATCacgcttcaaagatggagtcagCAGGAAAGTTGTGATTAAGTTGTTCGGCTCAGCTGAAATGGGAGCGGCCATGACCATCGAGTATATCCTCAGTACCATACCCATTGCCGGAACTTTGGCTGCTGGTGGAATCTCCTTTGGCACAATCTTCCACATGCTGAACAAAGGCCTCAGAGAGATGACTGCTGATGCCAAGGCAGTGCTGACATCTGCAGGCCTGGAGGCAGCAGGAGATggtgagagggagaagaaggaggaggaaggcccACAGGAACCCAAGGAGCCGGAGCAGAA GTATCACCCTGTCAACAAAGGTACG AACAATAACATGGCTACTGACTACGAAAATGAAGATGATTCAGCTTATGGTTCAGTATGCATTGATACTGAAGATGAAGACGTCAAGGAAATCATCAATAGCTACAAGAAGAATTCAAAGGAGTCAGCAACCTCCAAAGTGATGGAGAAGCTGGAACAGCTTGAAAATGTCATCCTGAACATTGCCATAACAGGCAACACTGGGGCTGGAAAGTCTTCCTTTGTCAATGCCATACGAGGTGTGCGTGATGACGAAGATGGCTCAGCAGCTACTGGCGTAACTGAAACCACCATGACATCTGTCATGTATCCCCACCCCACCATGCCCAATGTGCAAATCTGGGATTTGCCAGGTATCGGCAGCCCCAAGTTCAAGGCCAAGCAGTATCTGAAAGACGTCAAATTCAAAACCTACgatttcttcatcatcatcacctctgAACGATTTAAGGAGAACGACATCATGCTAGCCaaggagataaagagaaagaagaaactgTTTTATTTTGTGCGCTCCAAGATTGACAACGATATTCGCTCTGAGATGAAGAAGAAAAACTTCGACAAGCAGAAGGTCCTTCAAAGAATCAGGGAGGACTGCAAGTCGAATCTGCAGAAAGTGGGAGACCCAAAGGTGTTCCTTGTGGCATCCTGTGACCTCAGTGATTATGATTTTCAACTCTTGATCGACACCCTGGAGAAAGAGCTCCCAATGCACAAGAGACTTGCGCTACTCCAGTCACTTCCTGTTTGCTCACTGGCTATGATTGACAAGAAGAAAAAAGCTCTGTCAAGACTCATCTGGCTCGTCGCATTTGCCTCCAGCGCCATCGCAATGGTACCAGTTCCGGGTTTATCAATTGCATGTGACTTAGGTATAACAATAGGCTACTTCCAAAGATGCCAGAAAGCCTTGGGACCGGATAATAGGTCGCTCAGTGTCCTGGGTGAGAGAGTGAACAAGACCGTGGAAGAGCTGAAGGAGCCAATGCAGTCACTCTTCAAAGGTGAAATCGACATGAAAGTTGTGATCAAGTTCTTCGGCTCAGTTGAAATGGGAATGGCCGTCACAATCGAGTACATCCTCAGTACCGTACCTGTctgtaaccaagtggtaaggacaggagagttttaa